A genomic region of Lycorma delicatula isolate Av1 chromosome 4, ASM4794821v1, whole genome shotgun sequence contains the following coding sequences:
- the LOC142323790 gene encoding putative gustatory receptor 28b isoform X3, producing MLANKTSTIICKLLNKEMSSETRKQLETFVIQLIHHNAEFSACGLFRLNLPVITSVAGAVTTYLVILIQFQNSDTTTLLGNT from the exons atgctg GCAAACAAAACTTCAACAATTATTTGTAagctattaaataaagaaatgtctTCAGAAACAAGAAAACAG TTGGAAACATTTGTCATTCAGTTAATTCATCATAATGCTGAATTTTCAGCTTGTGGATTATTTCGTCTCAATTTACCTGTTATTACCTca GTAGCAGGAGCTGTTACAACATATCtggttattttaatacaattccaAAATTCAGACACAACAACACTACTTGGAAAtacttga
- the LOC142323790 gene encoding gustatory receptor for sugar taste 43a-like isoform X1: MLSDLHWMLCGAVQTTNAIFGGQLLAAMLCIFVHIIITPYFFFLDILYPSSTGFLNVSYLAVQSLWIVTHIMELVLLVLPCAATTHQANKTSTIICKLLNKEMSSETRKQLETFVIQLIHHNAEFSACGLFRLNLPVITSVAGAVTTYLVILIQFQNSDTTTLLGNT; this comes from the exons ATGTTAAGTGATTTACACTGGATGTTGTGTGGTGCAGTACAGACTACCAATGCTATATTTGGCGGACAATTACTAGCAGCCATGTTATGTATATTTGTACACATAATTATAACACCGTACttcttttttcttgatattttgtaTCCATCCAGTACAGGATTTTTAAATGTCAGTTATCTAGCTGTCCAATCTCTATGGATTGTAACACACATCATGGAATTAGTACTACTAGTATTACCTTGCGCAGCTACCACAcatcag GCAAACAAAACTTCAACAATTATTTGTAagctattaaataaagaaatgtctTCAGAAACAAGAAAACAG TTGGAAACATTTGTCATTCAGTTAATTCATCATAATGCTGAATTTTCAGCTTGTGGATTATTTCGTCTCAATTTACCTGTTATTACCTca GTAGCAGGAGCTGTTACAACATATCtggttattttaatacaattccaAAATTCAGACACAACAACACTACTTGGAAAtacttga
- the LOC142323790 gene encoding gustatory receptor for sugar taste 43a-like isoform X2, translating to MLSDLHWMLCGAVQTTNAIFGGQLLAAMLCIFVHIIITPYFFFLDILYPSSTGFLNVSYLAVQSLWIVTHIMELVLLVLPCAATTHQANKTSTIICKLLNKEMSSETRKQVAGAVTTYLVILIQFQNSDTTTLLGNT from the exons ATGTTAAGTGATTTACACTGGATGTTGTGTGGTGCAGTACAGACTACCAATGCTATATTTGGCGGACAATTACTAGCAGCCATGTTATGTATATTTGTACACATAATTATAACACCGTACttcttttttcttgatattttgtaTCCATCCAGTACAGGATTTTTAAATGTCAGTTATCTAGCTGTCCAATCTCTATGGATTGTAACACACATCATGGAATTAGTACTACTAGTATTACCTTGCGCAGCTACCACAcatcag GCAAACAAAACTTCAACAATTATTTGTAagctattaaataaagaaatgtctTCAGAAACAAGAAAACAG GTAGCAGGAGCTGTTACAACATATCtggttattttaatacaattccaAAATTCAGACACAACAACACTACTTGGAAAtacttga